In the Pseudonocardia cypriaca genome, one interval contains:
- a CDS encoding response regulator transcription factor produces MRIMIADDEAAIRESLERVLQVEGYETSTVANGLAVLDGVGGDAPDLLILDVMMPRLGGLETCRRLRAAGRDLPVLMLTARDQVSDRVAGLDAGADDYLPKPFATEELLARVRALLRRRTPGDDESQILSFADVRVDPDRFEAWRGARPLHLTRTEFALLQVLMRDATRVLTRGALFEAVWGFDMSTTANNLQVYVSYLRRKMEAEGEPRLIYTLRGLGYTLRETPP; encoded by the coding sequence GTGCGGATCATGATCGCCGATGACGAGGCGGCCATTCGTGAGTCGCTGGAGCGGGTGCTCCAGGTCGAGGGTTACGAGACCAGCACCGTCGCCAACGGTCTCGCCGTGCTCGACGGGGTCGGTGGCGACGCGCCGGATCTGCTGATCCTCGACGTGATGATGCCCCGCCTCGGCGGGTTGGAGACTTGCCGACGGTTGCGGGCGGCGGGTCGGGATCTGCCGGTGCTGATGCTGACCGCCCGGGATCAGGTCTCCGACCGGGTCGCGGGGCTGGACGCGGGCGCCGACGACTACTTGCCCAAGCCGTTCGCCACCGAGGAGTTGCTGGCCCGGGTGCGGGCCCTGCTGCGCCGGCGCACGCCGGGCGACGACGAGTCGCAGATCCTCTCGTTCGCCGACGTCCGGGTCGATCCCGACAGGTTCGAGGCGTGGCGGGGCGCGCGGCCACTGCACCTGACCCGGACCGAGTTCGCCCTGCTGCAGGTCCTGATGCGCGACGCGACCCGGGTGTTGACCCGCGGCGCGCTGTTCGAGGCGGTCTGGGGCTTCGACATGAGTACCACCGCCAACAACCTCCAGGTGTACGTGAGCTACCTGCGCCGCAAGATGGAGGCCGAGGGTGAGCCGCGATTGATCTACACGCTGCGCGGCCTGGGGTACACGTTGCGGGAGACTCCTCCGTGA
- a CDS encoding HAMP domain-containing sensor histidine kinase: protein MSGGAAGWGLRRLARWWRRRSLRTRLTVIAATAIAVSVFVALQVAIELLESELQDTAEEQLRADSHVLATNAERAGLAQVQLPPYPGSGRLVRVILPNGSTRTPAGQPALPPVSEHAGRVAQGASADLVESNDSDEDGYLIYTLRAGDGAVQVGARVADDSPIDRFGLGMLLIGLLCVVGGALVGRTVARTGLAPIDRLTAAAVRVAHTQDLDADIPDEGGGEIRRLIRSINDMLAALRDSRQAQRLLAEDAAHELKTPLTSLRLNVELLIRLDRRGTLDSALPAESRTRLLNDLGAQVAELSALAAELTDLARGDVNDETTELLDLADVVVAAATRARSRVPDIEIALGLTSVWVSGRPAALQRAVLNLIDNAGKWSPAGQSVQVRLRAEGASAVLEVDDAGPGIDAADVPRVFDRFYRADSARALPGSGLGLSIVQRVVDAHGGRVTVARSARGGALLRVDLPAAAPPAPITRLTAGEDTAVR from the coding sequence GTGAGCGGGGGCGCCGCCGGCTGGGGCTTGCGACGGCTGGCCCGATGGTGGCGCAGGCGGTCCCTGCGGACCAGGCTGACGGTGATCGCGGCGACGGCCATCGCGGTCAGCGTGTTCGTGGCCTTGCAGGTGGCCATCGAGCTGCTGGAGTCGGAGCTGCAGGACACCGCCGAGGAGCAGCTGCGCGCCGACTCCCACGTCCTGGCGACGAACGCGGAGCGCGCCGGTCTGGCGCAGGTCCAGCTACCGCCGTACCCCGGATCCGGTCGGCTGGTGCGGGTCATCCTGCCCAACGGCTCGACCCGGACGCCGGCCGGCCAACCCGCGCTGCCCCCGGTCAGCGAGCACGCCGGGCGCGTGGCGCAGGGTGCGTCGGCCGACCTGGTGGAGTCGAACGACAGCGACGAGGATGGCTACCTCATCTACACGCTGCGGGCCGGCGACGGCGCGGTCCAGGTGGGCGCCCGCGTCGCCGACGACAGCCCGATCGACCGGTTCGGGTTGGGCATGCTGCTGATCGGGCTGCTCTGCGTGGTCGGCGGCGCCCTTGTCGGGCGGACCGTGGCGCGGACCGGGCTGGCACCGATCGACCGGCTGACCGCCGCCGCGGTCCGTGTCGCGCACACCCAGGATCTCGACGCCGACATCCCGGACGAGGGCGGTGGGGAGATCCGGCGGCTGATCCGGTCGATCAACGACATGCTCGCCGCGCTCCGGGACTCCCGTCAGGCCCAGCGGCTGCTCGCCGAGGACGCCGCCCACGAGCTCAAGACCCCGCTCACCAGCCTGCGCCTCAACGTCGAACTGCTGATCCGGCTCGATCGGCGCGGCACGCTGGACAGCGCACTGCCGGCGGAGAGCCGGACCCGGCTGCTCAACGACCTCGGCGCCCAGGTGGCCGAGTTGAGCGCCCTTGCCGCCGAGCTGACCGACCTGGCGCGCGGTGACGTCAACGACGAGACCACCGAGCTGCTCGACCTCGCCGACGTCGTGGTGGCCGCCGCGACCCGCGCGCGTTCCCGCGTGCCCGACATCGAGATCGCGCTCGGCCTCACCTCCGTGTGGGTGAGCGGGCGTCCCGCTGCGCTCCAGCGGGCGGTGCTCAACCTCATCGACAACGCCGGCAAGTGGTCCCCCGCGGGCCAGTCGGTCCAGGTCCGGCTCCGTGCCGAGGGCGCGTCGGCGGTGCTCGAGGTCGACGACGCCGGGCCGGGCATCGACGCCGCCGACGTGCCGCGGGTGTTCGACCGGTTCTACCGTGCCGACAGCGCCCGGGCGTTGCCGGGATCCGGTCTGGGGCTGTCGATCGTGCAGCGGGTCGTCGACGCCCACGGCGGCCGGGTCACCGTCGCCCGGTCCGCACGCGGTGGCGCGCTGCTTCGGGTCGACCTTCCGGCTGCGGCCCCGCCCGCCCCGATCACGCGGCTCACCGCCGGGGAGGACACCGCAGTGCGCTGA
- a CDS encoding ATP-binding protein: protein MTSGLGLSLVEDIIERYNGRVTVGDALGGGALFEIRLPLQLKAQAAPTT from the coding sequence ATGACATCCGGGCTGGGCCTGTCGCTGGTCGAAGACATCATCGAGCGCTACAACGGTCGTGTCACGGTCGGTGACGCTCTCGGCGGCGGCGCCTTGTTCGAGATCAGGCTTCCCCTGCAATTGAAGGCTCAGGCTGCTCCGACGACCTGA
- a CDS encoding amidohydrolase family protein — MKSIANPLKHPMMGRRSFLSGATALGIAAGLSTPAIVSCATANETSDISLRDQDLPFIGAEETFSTHELMVLNDRLFLEDTGLAEIGPRRIGAMDEAGLNVQILSAHTPGVQNVPGREGIDFAYRLNKMLVDGPMATYPGRFQAFATLPLQNPEASADELERAVREDGFLGCLTNGIIGKKFLDHPDFEPVLARAEALGKPIYIHPGLPPDEVFEIYYSNMRPEYQEEFQDQVLSISAYGWHQEVVTQCIRMITSGVFDRHPNLQIIIGHMGEGLPFFYKRILEKMSEVTEKSLDKPFEQYFHDNFWFTTSAFPQTELLDLLLKYISVDRVMFATDYPFANMKDQTDWFRAVDLPREAKEKIAFRNAEKLFGMKVWHV, encoded by the coding sequence ATGAAGTCCATCGCAAACCCTCTGAAGCACCCCATGATGGGGCGCCGCAGCTTCCTGAGCGGCGCCACGGCACTTGGCATTGCTGCCGGCTTGTCCACGCCTGCCATCGTCTCGTGCGCGACAGCGAACGAGACTTCGGATATTTCACTGCGAGACCAGGACCTGCCCTTCATCGGCGCGGAAGAGACCTTTTCCACCCATGAGTTGATGGTGCTGAACGACAGGCTGTTCCTCGAGGATACTGGTCTTGCCGAGATCGGCCCGCGCCGCATCGGTGCAATGGATGAGGCGGGGCTAAATGTTCAAATCCTCTCCGCGCATACGCCAGGTGTGCAGAACGTCCCAGGTCGGGAGGGCATCGATTTTGCGTATCGTCTCAACAAGATGCTCGTCGATGGACCGATGGCCACCTATCCGGGGCGGTTTCAGGCATTTGCAACCTTGCCGCTGCAGAATCCGGAGGCCTCGGCAGACGAACTGGAACGCGCAGTTCGGGAAGATGGCTTCCTGGGATGTCTGACCAATGGAATCATCGGGAAGAAATTCCTCGACCATCCCGACTTCGAGCCCGTGCTGGCGCGCGCCGAAGCCCTTGGTAAGCCGATATACATCCATCCGGGCCTGCCGCCTGACGAGGTTTTTGAAATCTACTACAGCAATATGCGGCCGGAATATCAGGAGGAGTTCCAGGACCAGGTTCTCAGCATCTCTGCATATGGCTGGCACCAGGAAGTCGTTACTCAGTGCATCCGAATGATCACCTCAGGAGTATTCGACAGGCATCCCAATCTCCAGATTATCATCGGCCATATGGGAGAGGGCCTTCCGTTCTTCTACAAGCGCATCCTGGAGAAGATGAGCGAAGTGACCGAGAAAAGCCTGGACAAGCCGTTCGAACAGTACTTCCATGACAATTTCTGGTTCACAACCAGCGCATTCCCCCAGACTGAACTGCTCGATCTCCTGCTGAAGTACATAAGTGTGGATCGAGTGATGTTCGCAACCGACTACCCGTTTGCAAATATGAAAGATCAAACCGACTGGTTCCGGGCAGTCGATTTGCCGCGCGAAGCCAAGGAAAAAATTGCGTTCCGAAATGCGGAAAAACTGTTCGGAATGAAAGTCTGGCACGTCTAG
- a CDS encoding acyl-CoA thioesterase/bile acid-CoA:amino acid N-acyltransferase family protein produces MLGFLPWVLYWVLIGNVVFRLVVCLVLAVAVGTQVVSRLRRQPWRLFDLGSLVVFAILTLAAFVFADAVLERWLQPLGNLGLFLIALVGLLVGRPFVWEYTADLVDATTARSDRFRGVTTTMTWLWVAVFAAMTAVTMIPPLVDEAATIHDTGLLSVICYWVLPCVLLGLAASASGLAPPWFESRCAPVEQRETDETPAVATQSSAPPDLASDTLVLDVPQDSRHDEPFAVTLHGAPAGSAVELTATGNDLHGRLWRSAAEFAAPLSGPVDIAVLDPLSGDWERADGDAPLWAMRFAADGVTPDLFIPPTDPWLVTVTARVERVGEVRRTVRRHPAAAGVRCSTVEIDGRPGLLALPPGTAPDDSWPAVACFGGSEGGFESQVGHAMLLASRGFAALAASWVDKGAPIVAVPLERFGTAVRFLADHSEVDSERVAGMAVSRGAEGLLSTVCTSGGPRCRGLVLISPSSVTWQAIGPEGEIPDAPSWTVAGRDVPWLPVRSGALTSQLVRNAWWVSRHTAAHRPTLIRLRPAYEAGLRGPATGAADARIPAEQAGGPLLLVTGTEDAVWPSGPMAQEVLGRRLRSSDEHLSCRGAGHLVRLGVLPTDAQWTDGIALGGTRTAQAVAQRRATTRITKFLSAVTAASGDRRRAVRTRRR; encoded by the coding sequence GTGCTGGGGTTCCTGCCGTGGGTCCTGTACTGGGTGCTGATCGGCAACGTGGTGTTCCGCCTGGTGGTGTGCCTCGTGCTCGCCGTTGCGGTTGGGACGCAGGTGGTGTCCAGGCTGCGCCGCCAGCCCTGGCGCCTCTTCGACCTCGGTAGCCTCGTGGTGTTCGCGATCCTGACGCTTGCCGCCTTCGTGTTCGCCGACGCCGTCCTCGAACGCTGGCTCCAGCCGCTGGGCAACCTTGGTCTCTTCCTGATCGCGCTCGTCGGGCTGCTGGTCGGGCGGCCGTTCGTCTGGGAGTACACCGCCGACCTCGTTGACGCCACGACCGCTCGCAGCGACAGGTTTCGCGGCGTGACCACCACGATGACGTGGTTGTGGGTCGCGGTCTTCGCCGCCATGACGGCTGTCACGATGATCCCGCCACTCGTCGACGAGGCCGCCACGATCCACGACACCGGGTTGCTGTCCGTCATCTGCTACTGGGTGCTTCCCTGCGTGCTGCTCGGGCTGGCCGCGTCGGCATCGGGCCTTGCCCCGCCTTGGTTCGAGAGCCGCTGCGCGCCTGTCGAGCAGCGTGAGACCGACGAGACGCCGGCCGTTGCGACGCAGTCGTCGGCGCCGCCTGACCTCGCGTCCGACACACTTGTGCTCGACGTGCCGCAGGACTCCCGCCACGACGAGCCGTTCGCCGTGACACTCCACGGGGCGCCAGCCGGTTCCGCGGTCGAGCTGACGGCGACCGGTAACGATCTGCACGGGCGCTTGTGGCGGTCTGCTGCCGAGTTCGCCGCGCCGCTGTCGGGCCCCGTCGACATCGCCGTACTCGACCCGCTGTCGGGGGACTGGGAGCGCGCCGATGGCGACGCGCCGTTGTGGGCTATGCGGTTCGCCGCCGACGGCGTGACGCCCGACCTGTTCATTCCGCCGACCGATCCGTGGCTGGTGACCGTGACTGCCCGTGTGGAGCGGGTCGGCGAGGTTCGGCGCACGGTCCGTCGACACCCCGCGGCGGCGGGTGTGCGTTGCTCCACCGTGGAGATCGACGGCAGGCCGGGGCTGCTGGCGTTGCCCCCGGGCACGGCGCCGGATGACAGCTGGCCGGCGGTTGCCTGCTTCGGTGGTTCGGAGGGCGGCTTCGAGTCGCAGGTCGGTCACGCGATGCTGCTCGCGTCCCGCGGCTTCGCGGCCCTTGCCGCGAGCTGGGTGGACAAGGGCGCACCCATCGTCGCGGTGCCCTTGGAGCGGTTCGGCACGGCCGTCCGGTTCCTGGCAGATCACTCCGAAGTGGACTCAGAGCGGGTGGCGGGCATGGCGGTGTCACGCGGTGCGGAGGGCCTGCTGTCCACTGTCTGCACATCCGGGGGGCCCCGTTGTCGCGGCTTGGTGTTGATCAGCCCCAGCAGCGTTACGTGGCAGGCGATCGGACCCGAAGGCGAGATCCCCGACGCTCCATCGTGGACAGTTGCGGGTCGGGACGTACCGTGGTTGCCGGTGCGCAGTGGCGCGCTGACGTCGCAGCTGGTGCGCAACGCGTGGTGGGTGAGCCGCCACACCGCGGCGCACCGTCCGACGCTGATTCGCCTGCGACCCGCTTACGAGGCCGGATTGCGTGGGCCGGCAACGGGGGCGGCCGATGCGCGCATCCCGGCTGAGCAGGCTGGCGGCCCCCTGCTGCTGGTCACCGGAACCGAGGATGCTGTGTGGCCGTCGGGACCGATGGCGCAGGAGGTACTCGGCCGCAGACTCCGCTCGTCCGACGAGCATCTGAGCTGCCGGGGGGCCGGGCATCTCGTCCGGCTCGGCGTGCTGCCTACCGACGCCCAGTGGACGGACGGCATCGCCCTTGGCGGCACCAGGACGGCCCAGGCCGTGGCTCAGCGCAGGGCAACGACGAGGATCACGAAGTTCCTGTCCGCGGTGACGGCGGCCTCCGGCGACCGTCGTCGCGCGGTAAGGACCCGCAGGCGCTAG
- a CDS encoding SsgA family sporulation/cell division regulator, which translates to MVHFAVSSDELDAFLQRTYAVVPRDTEMDCIDVDAAIAAVLEEAQRG; encoded by the coding sequence GTGGTCCACTTCGCGGTGTCGTCCGACGAGCTGGACGCCTTCCTGCAGCGCACCTACGCGGTGGTCCCCCGTGACACCGAGATGGACTGCATCGACGTCGACGCTGCCATCGCGGCCGTCCTCGAGGAGGCCCAGCGTGGCTGA
- a CDS encoding DUF1028 domain-containing protein: protein MTYSILGRDASNGDLGVAVQSKFPGVGSLVPYGEADVGVVATQGFGNPRHGSVGLMLLKSGAAPQQALEVLLNDDSRRHKRQFALVDGRGRVAAYTGTDLRSWNGWSGSAASHDCVALGNGLAGSAVVDRMITTFEDSRASLAERLMLALQAGERAGGDIRGQQSAALLVVRRNGGYGSLDDRHVVISIYDHEQPIQELLRCYQLHRLSYFPSDPTNLVPIDPELALELKSLMAAHGYYRGELDDSWDASNQRQLELFLGSENYDNRIDNGGLFDLEVLADLRLRYGHQSTTE from the coding sequence ATGACGTACTCCATTCTCGGCCGCGATGCGTCCAACGGCGACCTGGGCGTTGCCGTTCAATCCAAGTTTCCCGGGGTCGGGAGTCTCGTCCCCTACGGCGAGGCCGACGTCGGAGTCGTCGCGACACAAGGGTTCGGAAACCCACGACATGGATCTGTCGGCTTGATGCTGCTGAAATCCGGCGCCGCCCCGCAGCAAGCGCTCGAAGTGCTGCTCAATGACGACAGCCGGCGTCACAAGCGGCAGTTCGCCCTGGTCGACGGGCGCGGCCGCGTCGCCGCGTACACCGGGACCGATCTTCGCAGCTGGAACGGATGGTCAGGTAGCGCTGCGAGTCACGACTGCGTCGCGCTGGGGAACGGCCTCGCAGGCAGCGCTGTGGTCGATCGTATGATCACAACGTTCGAGGACTCTCGCGCATCTCTCGCGGAACGCCTCATGTTGGCCCTCCAGGCGGGCGAACGGGCCGGCGGTGACATACGAGGTCAGCAATCCGCCGCGCTGCTGGTGGTTCGACGCAACGGCGGCTATGGATCACTCGACGACCGGCACGTGGTGATCTCCATATACGACCACGAGCAGCCGATCCAGGAACTGCTGCGGTGCTACCAGTTGCACCGACTCTCCTACTTTCCGAGCGACCCGACGAACCTGGTTCCGATCGACCCTGAACTCGCTCTCGAACTGAAGAGCCTGATGGCAGCCCACGGCTACTACCGAGGGGAACTGGATGACAGCTGGGACGCGTCCAACCAAAGGCAGCTGGAGCTGTTTCTGGGCAGCGAGAACTACGACAACCGCATCGACAACGGCGGCCTGTTCGATCTCGAGGTCCTCGCCGACCTGCGCCTCAGGTATGGCCATCAGAGCACGACCGAGTAG
- a CDS encoding class II glutamine amidotransferase, which produces MAYFGDPVPVEDLLFRPEHSIIDQSLHAKLGGFTTNGDGFGIGWYGTGSVPAVFKSTHPAWSDENLHEIAVQINTPLLFAHVRASSGTPVQRSNCHPFRYGRWLWMHNGSLARFPELKHDMMMAVDPALYPKIEGSTDTEALFFLALTFGLTEDPPGAVARAVGLVEEIGRRRGVEFPVHMTVATTDGESIWAFRYSSEGNTSSLYHSTDVAQLRQLYPELDILDRLGPDTRLIVSEPLRDLPGAWKEVPDGSWGLVRRGKQEIHPFEPVQGG; this is translated from the coding sequence ATGGCCTACTTCGGAGACCCGGTCCCCGTCGAGGATCTGCTGTTCCGGCCGGAACACTCGATCATCGACCAGAGCCTGCATGCCAAGCTCGGGGGCTTCACCACGAACGGTGACGGCTTCGGCATCGGGTGGTACGGCACCGGCTCGGTGCCTGCCGTGTTCAAGAGCACCCATCCCGCCTGGAGCGACGAGAATCTGCACGAGATCGCCGTACAGATCAACACCCCGCTGCTGTTCGCACACGTCCGCGCCTCGAGCGGAACGCCCGTACAGCGCAGCAACTGCCACCCCTTCCGGTATGGCCGCTGGCTGTGGATGCACAACGGCTCACTCGCGAGATTCCCTGAGCTCAAGCACGACATGATGATGGCGGTCGACCCGGCGCTGTATCCGAAGATCGAAGGATCGACCGACACCGAAGCCCTGTTCTTCCTGGCTCTCACCTTCGGCCTGACCGAGGACCCGCCGGGCGCGGTCGCCCGCGCGGTCGGTCTCGTCGAAGAGATCGGCCGGCGCCGCGGAGTGGAATTCCCGGTCCATATGACGGTTGCCACCACCGACGGCGAGTCGATCTGGGCGTTCCGCTACTCGAGCGAGGGAAACACGAGCTCGCTGTACCACTCGACCGATGTCGCCCAGCTCCGGCAGCTGTATCCGGAGCTGGACATCCTCGACCGCCTGGGACCCGATACCCGCTTGATCGTCTCCGAACCGCTGCGTGACCTGCCCGGAGCGTGGAAGGAGGTCCCGGACGGCTCGTGGGGGTTGGTGCGCAGGGGCAAGCAGGAGATCCATCCCTTCGAGCCGGTCCAGGGCGGCTGA
- a CDS encoding dipeptidase: MIDVELRERIAALMPQAREELSELVAIRSVADPRQFPPEECLHAAEWVADRFACVGFDDVRLVETADGSNAVIGSRACANADAPTVLLYAHYDVQPPLDEGAWHTPPFRLTEVNGRWYGRGAADCKGNILVHLTALRALGEGVPVNLKLVVEGSEEQGTGGLESFVPEHPDLLRADTILVCDTGNAAVGRPAVTVSLRGMVNVVVAVEALTSELHSGVFGGAAPDALAALVAMLATLRDEQGNTSVQGLPNTQVWPGAAYPPEQFRHDAGLPEEAMLLGDGTVADMLWARSALTILGIDCPRVVGSAAAIAPRARARLNLRIPPGVTPEQATAALARHLKEVAPWQVRVTVDVETAGHPFLAATTGPAYRAMSDAMEAAYGTPMTELGQGGSIPLCTVFANTYPEAEIVLIGVEEPLTLIHAPNESVDPEEIADMALTEALFLQIYSAACG; encoded by the coding sequence GTGATCGACGTCGAACTGCGCGAACGCATCGCCGCCCTGATGCCGCAGGCCCGTGAAGAGCTGTCCGAGCTCGTCGCCATCCGGTCGGTCGCCGACCCGCGCCAGTTCCCTCCGGAGGAGTGCCTGCACGCCGCGGAGTGGGTGGCCGACCGGTTCGCCTGCGTCGGCTTCGACGACGTACGACTCGTCGAGACGGCGGACGGGAGCAACGCGGTCATCGGGTCGCGAGCATGTGCGAACGCGGACGCCCCGACCGTGCTGCTGTACGCGCACTACGACGTGCAGCCCCCGCTAGACGAAGGGGCATGGCACACGCCGCCGTTCCGACTGACCGAGGTGAACGGCCGCTGGTACGGACGCGGGGCGGCCGACTGCAAGGGCAACATCCTGGTGCACCTGACGGCGCTGCGGGCGCTCGGGGAAGGCGTTCCCGTCAACCTGAAGCTGGTCGTCGAAGGATCCGAGGAGCAGGGCACCGGCGGGCTCGAGTCGTTCGTCCCCGAGCACCCCGACCTCCTCCGCGCCGACACGATCCTCGTCTGCGACACCGGCAACGCGGCGGTTGGCCGGCCCGCCGTCACGGTGAGCCTGCGCGGAATGGTCAACGTCGTCGTGGCAGTGGAGGCGCTCACCTCGGAACTGCACTCCGGTGTCTTCGGTGGCGCCGCACCCGACGCCCTTGCCGCGCTCGTTGCGATGCTGGCGACGCTGCGCGACGAACAGGGCAACACGTCCGTGCAGGGCCTGCCGAACACGCAGGTCTGGCCGGGCGCTGCCTACCCCCCGGAGCAGTTCAGGCACGACGCCGGCCTGCCGGAGGAAGCGATGCTGCTGGGCGACGGCACCGTCGCCGACATGCTCTGGGCGCGTTCGGCACTCACCATCCTCGGGATCGACTGTCCACGCGTCGTCGGGTCGGCTGCCGCCATCGCGCCGCGGGCCCGGGCACGCCTGAACCTGCGCATCCCGCCGGGCGTCACACCCGAGCAGGCAACTGCGGCGCTCGCCCGCCACCTGAAGGAGGTGGCGCCATGGCAGGTCCGGGTGACGGTGGACGTCGAGACGGCCGGCCATCCCTTCCTTGCGGCGACGACCGGGCCCGCCTACCGGGCGATGAGCGACGCGATGGAGGCCGCGTACGGCACACCGATGACCGAGCTCGGACAGGGAGGCTCCATCCCGCTCTGCACCGTGTTCGCGAACACCTACCCCGAAGCGGAGATCGTCCTGATCGGGGTGGAGGAGCCGCTGACCCTGATCCACGCGCCCAACGAGAGCGTCGATCCCGAGGAGATCGCGGACATGGCTCTCACAGAGGCGCTGTTCCTGCAGATCTACTCGGCGGCCTGCGGCTGA
- a CDS encoding DUF4177 domain-containing protein yields MQRFEYQVLQTRQSMIGGKFSPDKLEDVLNDEARSGAASRLAGETPIRDSSSLAAASSTWCAVAVLVSSAVMRAHRPSDGRDPQVGLCLLIGYVVRRSSRREARVGTPAAPGASGRRRAGPVADAQAAPVAHPGRQGQVTVAGGAKRPCRVGTDDQGAGRLGYVEAQGR; encoded by the coding sequence ATGCAACGTTTCGAGTACCAGGTCCTGCAGACGCGCCAGAGCATGATCGGCGGCAAGTTCTCGCCGGACAAGCTGGAGGACGTTCTCAACGACGAAGCCCGGTCTGGTGCGGCAAGCAGGTTGGCGGGCGAGACGCCCATCCGGGACAGCAGCAGTCTCGCCGCAGCGAGCTCGACGTGGTGTGCGGTGGCCGTGTTGGTCTCTTCGGCCGTCATGCGGGCTCACCGCCCATCGGATGGCCGCGATCCACAGGTCGGACTGTGTCTCCTGATCGGATATGTCGTGCGGCGATCATCGCGTCGGGAAGCGCGGGTGGGCACACCAGCAGCTCCTGGCGCATCGGGTCGGCGGCGAGCAGGACCGGTCGCCGACGCGCAGGCCGCACCAGTTGCGCACCCGGGTCGGCAAGGCCAGGTGACCGTGGCCGGTGGTGCGAAACGCCCCTGCCGGGTCGGCACGGACGATCAAGGCGCCGGCCGTCTCGGCTATGTCGAGGCGCAGGGCAGGTGA